The following proteins are co-located in the Haloterrigena sp. KLK7 genome:
- a CDS encoding DUF5796 family protein encodes MSARNNVAPSTIGVDFVEGGVVVEYLDGRDVFYHGPPKPVEGAITTPPGKEVHVLVTDPDGVEGVMTYVNDRNTHDDILESTGVGRVMLERDDEEELFPGVTVSTEGYSIRVEADLEVVDGRVFVFAEDEMSEHAYELVEHVETEATATDDGEGSTDAVDGDGTETGTEWG; translated from the coding sequence ATGAGCGCGCGCAACAACGTCGCACCCAGTACGATCGGCGTCGACTTCGTCGAAGGGGGCGTCGTCGTCGAGTATCTCGACGGTCGGGACGTCTTCTATCACGGCCCGCCGAAACCCGTCGAGGGAGCGATCACGACGCCACCGGGAAAGGAAGTCCACGTCCTCGTCACCGATCCCGACGGCGTCGAGGGCGTCATGACCTACGTCAACGACCGCAACACCCACGACGACATCCTCGAGTCGACCGGCGTCGGCCGCGTGATGCTCGAGCGAGACGACGAGGAGGAGCTGTTCCCCGGCGTCACCGTCTCCACGGAGGGCTACTCGATTCGCGTCGAGGCCGATCTCGAGGTCGTCGACGGTCGCGTGTTCGTCTTCGCCGAGGACGAGATGAGCGAGCACGCCTACGAACTCGTCGAGCACGTCGAGACGGAGGCCACCGCGACCGACGACGGGGAGGGATCGACCGACGCAGTGGACGGCGACGGGACCGAGACCGGCACCGAGTGGGGATAA
- a CDS encoding shikimate kinase: MDGRAVAPAAGTVLNALATGTGSAFAIDLETTATVELTDTGEIDAEIAGQPDADTTLVERCVAMTLAEYADDAGLDASAVGARVRTDSEVPMASGLKSSSAAANATVLATLDALEIADTIDRVDACRLGVRAARDAGVTATGAFDDASASMLGGVTVTDNATDELLAREAVDWDALVYTPPEQSFSADADISACERVAPMAELVAELALDGRYGEAMTVNGFAFSAALEFPTGPMMDVLPDVEGVSLSGTGPSYVAVGDRSTLEAARERWDDRDGTTRLLATRTDGTQTI, from the coding sequence ATGGACGGCCGCGCCGTCGCCCCCGCCGCCGGAACGGTTCTCAACGCGCTCGCGACCGGGACCGGCTCGGCGTTCGCGATCGACCTCGAGACGACAGCCACCGTCGAACTCACCGATACCGGGGAGATCGACGCCGAAATCGCCGGGCAGCCCGACGCCGACACGACGCTCGTCGAGCGCTGCGTCGCGATGACGCTCGCCGAGTACGCCGACGACGCGGGCCTCGACGCGTCGGCCGTGGGCGCTCGAGTCCGAACGGACAGCGAGGTACCGATGGCCTCGGGCCTGAAGAGCTCCAGCGCCGCGGCGAACGCGACCGTGCTCGCGACGCTGGACGCCCTCGAGATCGCCGACACGATCGATCGGGTCGACGCCTGTCGCCTGGGCGTCCGCGCGGCCCGCGACGCCGGCGTCACCGCGACGGGCGCGTTCGACGACGCCAGCGCGAGCATGCTCGGCGGCGTCACCGTCACCGACAACGCGACCGACGAGTTGCTCGCTCGCGAGGCGGTCGACTGGGACGCACTCGTCTACACGCCGCCCGAACAGTCGTTCAGCGCCGACGCCGATATTTCGGCCTGCGAGCGCGTCGCGCCGATGGCCGAGCTCGTCGCGGAACTCGCCCTCGACGGTCGCTACGGCGAGGCGATGACCGTCAACGGCTTCGCCTTCTCGGCCGCCCTCGAGTTCCCGACGGGACCGATGATGGACGTCTTGCCCGACGTCGAGGGCGTCTCGCTGTCGGGAACGGGACCGAGCTACGTCGCCGTCGGCGACCGATCGACGCTCGAGGCGGCCCGAGAGCGGTGGGACGACCGCGACGGAACGACACGATTACTGGCGACGCGAACGGACGGGACACAAACGATATGA